The following proteins are co-located in the Methylomonas sp. 11b genome:
- a CDS encoding DUF4406 domain-containing protein, giving the protein MIKLFLAGPMSGIANYNYPAFHSYAQKLRNKGYHVENPADSPPPKCVTWLGYQRNAIRQMLTCQTVAFLPNWQRSKGASEQYVLASKLEIPCFYAADLIEHGSAALQIKRQTRCATAGGITLNGKEFSAADLLNRIMMNMKHPPKGRASITRWAMVSHLTGLGSNTASELCLHFGKNPDDVLR; this is encoded by the coding sequence ATGATCAAACTTTTTCTGGCTGGCCCCATGAGTGGAATTGCCAATTACAACTACCCAGCCTTTCATTCCTATGCCCAAAAATTACGCAACAAAGGCTATCATGTCGAAAACCCCGCCGATAGCCCACCTCCCAAGTGCGTCACCTGGCTAGGCTATCAGCGCAACGCCATCCGGCAAATGCTCACCTGTCAAACCGTCGCCTTCCTGCCCAACTGGCAACGCTCAAAAGGCGCATCCGAACAATACGTGCTGGCTAGCAAGCTGGAAATCCCATGCTTCTACGCCGCCGACCTGATCGAACACGGCAGCGCAGCCTTGCAGATCAAACGACAAACCCGCTGCGCGACAGCTGGCGGCATAACGCTAAATGGTAAAGAGTTTTCGGCAGCGGATCTATTAAACCGCATCATGATGAACATGAAACACCCGCCCAAAGGCCGCGCCTCAATCACCCGCTGGGCCATGGTCAGCCACCTAACCGGCCTGGGCTCAAACACTGCCAGCGAACTGTGCTTGCACTTTGGTAAGAATCCGGATGATGTGTTGAGGTAG
- a CDS encoding pyocin activator PrtN family protein: MNTADFLLQKYGEKIVKLAVVAADFYGISDIYTANRMAERKQFPHLKPYRARDSKRSPWLVNIDNLAEALDTMARGANK; this comes from the coding sequence ATGAACACCGCTGACTTTCTATTGCAAAAATACGGGGAAAAAATCGTCAAACTGGCCGTGGTAGCCGCCGACTTCTACGGCATATCCGACATATACACCGCCAACCGCATGGCAGAGCGCAAACAATTCCCGCACTTAAAACCCTATCGGGCCAGAGACAGCAAACGTTCCCCCTGGCTGGTCAACATAGACAATCTGGCCGAAGCCTTAGACACCATGGCCAGAGGGGCAAACAAATGA
- a CDS encoding DUF7706 family protein, producing MIEIKLELLNEDEAEALAQFLKRTTLTDVSEKAKNESEKYTMFDAIFGAQRSLANAGYNPR from the coding sequence ATGATCGAAATAAAACTTGAACTGTTAAACGAAGACGAAGCGGAAGCACTGGCTCAGTTTTTAAAGCGCACCACGCTCACAGACGTCAGCGAAAAAGCTAAAAACGAGTCAGAAAAATACACCATGTTCGACGCCATTTTTGGCGCGCAAAGATCACTAGCCAATGCCGGCTATAACCCAAGATAA
- a CDS encoding 3'-5' exonuclease, with product MKDLMIDLETLSTQPNAAIVSIGACMFDLATGEIGAEYYQAIQLKDNAKNGHISPETVAWWMKQPYDAKTVFWDKNAKTINEALMDFTVFRQKHQAKTIWGNGASFDCVILRSAHQAHGFVTWQYWQERDTRTLVDVAERLCNENVTKTTAFDGEKHNALADAKHQARYISRAYQLLLHSAHVPF from the coding sequence ATGAAAGATTTAATGATAGACCTGGAAACCCTCAGCACCCAGCCCAACGCCGCCATCGTCAGCATCGGCGCGTGCATGTTCGATCTAGCTACTGGCGAAATCGGCGCGGAATATTACCAAGCCATCCAGCTTAAAGACAACGCCAAAAACGGCCACATTAGCCCCGAGACTGTCGCTTGGTGGATGAAACAACCCTACGACGCTAAAACTGTATTTTGGGACAAAAACGCCAAAACCATCAACGAAGCGCTAATGGACTTTACGGTATTTCGCCAAAAGCACCAAGCCAAAACCATCTGGGGCAACGGTGCGAGTTTCGATTGCGTCATATTGCGTAGCGCTCACCAAGCCCATGGGTTTGTGACCTGGCAATACTGGCAAGAACGCGACACCCGCACCTTGGTAGACGTGGCAGAACGACTATGCAACGAAAACGTCACCAAAACCACCGCGTTCGATGGCGAAAAACACAACGCCTTAGCCGACGCCAAACACCAAGCCCGCTACATCAGCAGGGCATACCAGTTGTTATTGCACAGTGCCCATGTCCCATTCTAG
- a CDS encoding helix-turn-helix domain-containing protein: MAGYKRIQFDDRMDKIIRTAYLNGHKKTGDVGKAALRLGISQSSITRRAAEIGCLRAGYKTWKQWTPAEIELLENNAHKSLNAINQILVRAGHPSRSLDAVKSKLNDIQINRRQARADAGLYTIKELQRLMGCSEGTIQRAIKSGHLKASQRKDVNQPEYNITAADVRAYIKNCLPSVDIATCDKYWLIDLLTGVI, translated from the coding sequence ATGGCCGGTTATAAGCGCATTCAGTTTGATGACCGCATGGATAAGATTATTCGCACAGCTTACCTCAACGGCCATAAAAAAACCGGCGATGTAGGCAAAGCGGCTCTCAGGTTGGGTATATCGCAATCCAGCATTACCCGGCGAGCGGCGGAAATAGGCTGCTTGCGGGCCGGCTACAAAACTTGGAAACAATGGACCCCGGCAGAAATAGAGCTACTGGAAAACAACGCCCATAAGTCACTTAATGCCATCAACCAAATATTGGTCAGGGCAGGGCATCCCAGCCGCAGCCTAGATGCCGTAAAAAGCAAACTCAACGACATCCAGATCAATCGCCGCCAAGCCAGAGCAGATGCCGGCCTTTACACGATAAAAGAATTACAGCGCCTAATGGGATGCAGCGAAGGCACCATTCAACGCGCCATTAAATCAGGCCATTTAAAAGCCAGTCAGCGCAAAGACGTTAACCAACCCGAATACAACATCACGGCCGCCGACGTGCGCGCATACATCAAAAACTGCCTACCCAGCGTCGACATAGCCACCTGTGACAAATACTGGCTTATTGACCTGCTGACCGGCGTCATTTAA
- a CDS encoding DUF2303 family protein → MDASAIKTISALSVVESQINTLSALDYNVALLPENYKLEGLEKFGNAPIRFRGNYKTTLIDEYIKYVNDHGTPDSTVFVDETTMTSKAIMDLGRPDQPLWGSHKAELSLIKTPEYQAILQYDNTKLEQQALIDFAEDWADNISFFDNQEQRLDFRKTINTLRKLKINANAESEQTVGNYAAARSTLEQVEIKAGQEELPAYFTFHCIPYEGFPLVLFTCQLRAINDQKQVVIKYRIMQLPVKQTEIANCFKDLLQGDIDAEGVETYLGTMNY, encoded by the coding sequence ATGGATGCATCCGCCATCAAAACCATATCGGCGCTATCAGTTGTCGAAAGCCAGATAAATACACTCAGCGCGCTTGACTACAATGTTGCGTTACTGCCGGAAAACTACAAGCTGGAAGGCCTAGAAAAGTTTGGAAATGCGCCAATTCGATTCCGGGGAAACTACAAAACCACCCTGATAGACGAATACATTAAATACGTCAACGATCACGGCACGCCGGACAGTACCGTCTTTGTCGATGAAACCACGATGACATCTAAAGCCATTATGGATCTTGGCAGACCTGATCAGCCCTTGTGGGGCTCGCACAAAGCAGAATTGTCATTAATCAAAACGCCGGAATACCAAGCAATTCTGCAATATGACAACACCAAACTGGAACAACAAGCCCTAATCGACTTTGCCGAAGACTGGGCAGACAACATAAGCTTTTTTGATAACCAAGAACAACGTCTTGATTTTAGAAAAACCATCAACACCTTGCGCAAACTTAAAATCAATGCCAATGCCGAGAGTGAGCAAACCGTAGGTAATTACGCCGCCGCCCGTAGCACCCTGGAACAAGTGGAAATCAAAGCCGGCCAAGAGGAATTACCTGCTTATTTCACTTTTCATTGCATCCCCTATGAAGGTTTCCCCCTGGTTTTATTTACGTGCCAACTGCGCGCGATAAACGATCAAAAACAGGTTGTCATCAAATATCGGATCATGCAATTGCCGGTTAAACAAACTGAAATCGCTAATTGCTTTAAAGACCTATTGCAAGGCGATATCGATGCCGAAGGCGTAGAAACCTACCTGGGCACCATGAATTATTAA